The proteins below come from a single Tistrella mobilis genomic window:
- the carA gene encoding glutamine-hydrolyzing carbamoyl-phosphate synthase small subunit, translated as MQEASNSPALAATAALVLADGTVFWGLGVGARGIAEGELCFNTSITGYQEILTDPSYAGQIITFTFPHIGNVGTNDEDLETTTPAARGFVLKALPTEPSNFRSTRRLQDWTAAHGLIGIAGVDTRRVTRLLRDKGPQNAVIWHGEAGSADLDALKAQAKAAPSLEGLDLAITVTCAQTYAWDETPWELGQGFGRQESPRFKVVAVDYGAKRNILRCLAGTGAEVVVVPATATADEILAHEPDGIFLSNGPGDPAATGEYAVPQIRRLIETGKPTFGICLGHQLLALAVGASTEKMDRGHRGANQPVKDLTTGKVEITSQNHGFRVVASSLPANAEVTHVSLFDDTLEGFRLTDRPVFAVQYHPEASPGPKDSHYLFDRFARLIEKTKTDA; from the coding sequence ATGCAAGAGGCGTCGAACTCGCCCGCCCTGGCGGCTACGGCCGCCCTCGTTCTGGCCGACGGCACGGTCTTCTGGGGCCTGGGCGTCGGCGCACGAGGCATCGCCGAGGGCGAGCTGTGCTTCAACACCTCGATCACCGGCTATCAGGAGATCCTGACCGATCCCTCTTATGCCGGTCAGATCATCACCTTCACCTTCCCGCATATCGGCAATGTCGGCACCAATGACGAGGACCTGGAAACCACGACGCCGGCGGCGCGCGGTTTCGTCCTGAAGGCGCTGCCGACCGAGCCGTCGAATTTCCGCTCCACCCGCCGCCTGCAGGACTGGACGGCGGCCCACGGGCTGATCGGCATCGCCGGCGTCGACACCCGCCGCGTCACCCGCCTGCTGCGCGACAAGGGTCCGCAGAATGCGGTGATCTGGCATGGCGAGGCCGGCTCGGCGGATCTGGACGCGCTGAAGGCGCAGGCGAAGGCCGCCCCCAGCCTGGAAGGTCTCGATCTCGCGATCACGGTGACCTGCGCCCAGACCTATGCCTGGGACGAGACCCCGTGGGAATTGGGCCAGGGCTTCGGCCGGCAGGAAAGCCCGCGCTTCAAGGTGGTCGCGGTCGATTACGGCGCCAAGCGCAACATCCTGCGCTGCCTGGCCGGTACCGGTGCCGAGGTGGTGGTGGTGCCCGCGACCGCAACCGCGGACGAGATCCTGGCGCACGAGCCCGACGGCATCTTCCTGTCCAACGGCCCCGGCGATCCGGCGGCGACCGGCGAATATGCCGTGCCCCAGATCCGCCGGCTGATCGAGACCGGCAAGCCGACCTTCGGCATCTGCCTGGGCCATCAGCTGCTGGCGCTGGCGGTCGGCGCCTCGACCGAAAAGATGGACCGCGGCCATCGCGGCGCCAACCAGCCGGTCAAGGACCTGACCACGGGCAAGGTTGAAATCACCTCGCAGAACCATGGCTTCCGCGTCGTCGCCTCGTCGCTGCCGGCCAATGCCGAAGTGACCCATGTCTCGCTGTTCGACGACACGCTGGAGGGCTTCCGCCTGACCGATCGCCCGGTCTTTGCGGTGCAGTACCACCCCGAAGCCTCGCCGGGACCGAAGGACAGCCACTACCTCTTCGACCGTTTCGCGCGCCTCATCGAGAAGACCAAGACCGATGCCTAA
- the carB gene encoding carbamoyl-phosphate synthase large subunit — MPKRTDIKSILVIGAGPIVIGQACEFDYSGTQACKALREEGYRIILVNSNPATIMTDPGLADATYVEPITPELVAKVIEAERPDALLPTMGGQTALNTALALSRDGTLKKFGVELIGANEAAIEKAEDRQLFREAMDRIGLSSPRSRVVRNMESAREAMEFVGLPTIIRPSYTLGGTGGGIAYNRQEFEEIVASGLDASPVNEVLVEESVLGWKEYEMEVVRDRADNCIIVCSIENIDPMGVHTGDSITVAPALTLTDKEYQIMRDASLAVLREIGVDTGGSNVQFAIDPETGRMVVIEMNPRVSRSSALASKATGFPIAKVAAKLAVGYTLDEVQNDITGVTPASFEPTIDYVVTKIPRFAFEKFPGTARTLSTSMKAVGEVMAMGRCFEESLQKALRSMETGLTGLDEIEVAGGAGTSEVDALRSALALPTPDRLLVIAQALRAGLTPEEIHEASDYDPWFIERLAGLVAAEKQVIEDGLPADAAGWRRLKSLGFSDARLAKLAGLDEEIVRARRWKAGVHPVFKRVDTCAAEFEARTPYMYSTYELPGFDGIVECEAQPSDRTKIIVLGGGPNRIGQGIEFDYCCVHAAYALSEAGYETIMVNCNPETVSTDYDTSDRLYFEPLTVEDVLELVRVETSRGTLKGVIVQYGGQTPLKLAEPLEKAQVPILGTSPDAIDLAEDRRRFQKLLNDLDLKQPANDTCHSEEEALAIAQRIGFPLVARPSYVLGGRAMEIVHDLGGLSSYMRRAVREFGNKPVLLDRFLTDAIEVDVDALCDGETVVVAGIMEHIEEAGVHSGDSACTLPPYSLDDEIIAEIRRQTEALALKLGVVGLMNVQFAVKDREIYILEVNPRASRTVPFVAKAVGRPIAKIAARIMAGEKLGAFDLAERKVDHIAVKEAVFPFARFPGVDILLGPEMKSTGEVMGLDTDFGRSFAKAQLAAGVRLPTSGRVFVSVRDDDKDAMVEIARGLKAQGFEIVATRGTARVLADAGIQVELVKKAHEGRPNIIDQIKDRRIDMVFNTTAGSQAISDSYSLRRETLMNKVPYFTTVAGCRATVQAIAAIRAGTLEVRSLQSYSA; from the coding sequence ATGCCTAAGCGTACCGATATCAAGTCGATCCTGGTGATCGGCGCAGGCCCCATCGTCATCGGTCAGGCCTGCGAATTCGACTATTCGGGCACCCAGGCCTGCAAGGCGCTGCGCGAAGAGGGCTATCGGATCATCCTGGTCAACTCCAACCCGGCCACGATCATGACCGATCCGGGCCTGGCGGATGCGACCTATGTCGAGCCGATCACGCCCGAACTGGTCGCCAAGGTGATCGAGGCCGAGCGCCCCGACGCCCTGCTGCCGACCATGGGTGGCCAGACCGCGCTCAACACTGCGCTCGCGCTGTCGCGCGACGGCACGCTGAAGAAGTTCGGCGTCGAGCTGATCGGCGCCAACGAGGCGGCGATCGAGAAGGCCGAAGACCGCCAGCTGTTCCGCGAGGCGATGGACCGCATCGGTCTGTCCAGCCCGCGCAGCCGCGTGGTCCGCAACATGGAATCCGCCCGCGAGGCGATGGAATTCGTCGGCCTGCCGACGATCATCCGCCCCTCCTATACGCTGGGCGGCACCGGCGGCGGCATCGCCTATAACCGGCAGGAATTCGAAGAGATCGTGGCCAGCGGCCTCGATGCCTCGCCGGTGAACGAGGTGCTGGTCGAGGAATCGGTGCTCGGCTGGAAGGAATACGAGATGGAGGTGGTCCGCGACCGCGCGGACAACTGCATCATCGTCTGCTCGATCGAGAACATCGATCCGATGGGCGTGCACACCGGCGACAGCATCACCGTCGCCCCGGCACTCACGCTCACCGACAAGGAATACCAGATCATGCGTGACGCCTCGCTCGCGGTTCTCCGCGAGATCGGCGTCGACACCGGCGGGTCGAACGTGCAGTTCGCGATCGACCCCGAGACCGGCCGCATGGTCGTGATCGAGATGAACCCGCGCGTGTCGCGCTCGTCGGCGCTCGCCTCGAAGGCGACCGGCTTCCCGATCGCCAAGGTCGCGGCCAAGCTCGCCGTCGGCTACACGCTCGACGAGGTTCAGAACGACATCACCGGCGTCACGCCGGCCTCGTTCGAGCCGACCATCGACTATGTCGTGACCAAGATCCCGCGCTTCGCCTTCGAGAAGTTCCCGGGCACCGCGCGCACGCTGTCCACCTCGATGAAGGCGGTGGGCGAGGTCATGGCCATGGGCCGCTGCTTCGAGGAATCGCTGCAGAAGGCGCTCCGCTCGATGGAGACGGGCCTGACCGGCCTCGACGAGATCGAGGTCGCAGGCGGCGCCGGCACCAGCGAGGTCGATGCGCTCCGCTCGGCGCTGGCCCTGCCGACCCCGGATCGTCTGCTGGTCATCGCCCAGGCGCTCCGCGCCGGGCTGACCCCGGAAGAGATCCACGAGGCCTCGGATTACGATCCCTGGTTCATCGAGCGTCTGGCCGGGCTGGTCGCGGCCGAGAAGCAGGTGATCGAGGACGGGCTGCCGGCGGATGCGGCCGGCTGGCGGCGGCTGAAGTCGCTGGGCTTCTCGGATGCGCGGCTGGCGAAGCTCGCCGGTCTCGACGAAGAGATCGTCCGGGCCCGGCGCTGGAAGGCCGGCGTGCACCCGGTGTTCAAGCGGGTCGACACCTGCGCCGCCGAATTCGAGGCGCGCACCCCCTACATGTATTCGACCTACGAGCTGCCCGGCTTCGACGGCATCGTCGAATGCGAGGCGCAGCCCTCGGATCGCACCAAGATCATCGTGCTCGGCGGCGGTCCGAACCGGATCGGCCAGGGCATCGAGTTCGACTATTGCTGTGTCCATGCGGCCTATGCCCTCTCGGAAGCGGGCTACGAGACCATCATGGTCAACTGCAACCCCGAGACGGTCTCCACCGACTACGACACCTCTGACCGGCTTTATTTCGAGCCGCTGACGGTCGAGGACGTGCTGGAGCTGGTGCGGGTGGAAACCTCGCGCGGCACGCTCAAGGGCGTGATCGTCCAGTATGGCGGCCAGACCCCGCTGAAGCTGGCCGAGCCGCTGGAGAAGGCCCAGGTGCCGATCCTCGGCACCTCGCCGGATGCGATCGACCTGGCCGAGGACCGTCGCCGCTTCCAGAAGCTGCTGAACGACCTGGATCTGAAGCAGCCGGCCAACGACACCTGCCACAGCGAGGAAGAGGCGCTGGCCATCGCCCAGCGCATCGGCTTCCCGCTGGTCGCGCGCCCGTCCTATGTGCTGGGCGGCCGGGCGATGGAGATCGTCCACGATCTGGGCGGGCTGTCCTCGTATATGCGCCGGGCGGTGCGCGAGTTCGGCAACAAGCCGGTGCTGCTCGACCGCTTCCTGACCGATGCCATCGAGGTGGATGTCGACGCGCTCTGCGACGGCGAGACCGTGGTGGTCGCGGGCATCATGGAGCATATCGAAGAGGCCGGCGTCCATTCGGGCGACAGCGCCTGCACCCTGCCGCCCTATTCTCTCGATGACGAAATCATCGCCGAGATCCGCCGGCAGACCGAGGCGCTGGCCCTGAAGCTCGGCGTGGTCGGGCTCATGAACGTGCAGTTCGCGGTCAAGGACCGGGAGATCTACATCCTGGAGGTCAACCCGCGCGCCAGCCGCACCGTGCCCTTCGTCGCCAAGGCGGTCGGCCGGCCGATCGCCAAGATCGCCGCCCGGATCATGGCGGGCGAGAAGCTGGGGGCCTTCGATCTGGCCGAGCGCAAGGTCGACCATATCGCGGTCAAGGAAGCGGTCTTCCCGTTCGCCCGCTTCCCCGGCGTCGACATCCTGCTCGGGCCCGAGATGAAGTCGACCGGCGAGGTCATGGGCCTGGACACCGATTTCGGCCGCAGCTTCGCCAAGGCGCAGCTGGCGGCGGGCGTGCGCCTGCCGACCTCGGGCCGGGTCTTCGTCTCGGTGCGCGACGACGACAAGGACGCGATGGTAGAGATCGCCCGCGGCCTGAAGGCCCAGGGCTTCGAGATCGTCGCCACCCGCGGCACCGCCAGGGTGCTGGCCGATGCGGGCATCCAGGTCGAACTGGTCAAGAAGGCCCATGAGGGCCGGCCGAACATCATCGACCAGATCAAGGACCGCCGGATCGACATGGTGTTCAACACCACCGCCGGGTCTCAGGCGATTTCGGACAGCTACTCGCTGCGCCGCGAAACCCTGATGAACAAGGTGCCCTATTTCACCACCGTCGCCGGCTGCCGGGCGACCGTTCAGGCGATCGCGGCCATCCGGGCCGGCACGCTTGAAGTCCGGTCCCTGCAATCCTATTCTGCCTGA
- the greA gene encoding transcription elongation factor GreA — MEKVPMTLEGFDRLTAELKHLKTVARPEVINAIAEARAHGDLSENAEYHAARERQSFIEGRIAELEDKLSRSEVIDPTKLSGDRVKFGATVTVVDEETEEETSYKIVGVDEADLKIGRISVTSPMARALINKAVGETVEVATPKGRRSYEILAVSFS; from the coding sequence ATGGAAAAAGTTCCCATGACGTTGGAAGGCTTCGACCGACTGACCGCCGAACTCAAGCATCTGAAGACGGTGGCCCGTCCCGAGGTGATCAACGCGATCGCCGAAGCCCGGGCGCATGGCGATCTGTCGGAGAACGCCGAGTACCACGCGGCGCGAGAGCGCCAGAGCTTCATCGAGGGCCGCATCGCCGAGCTGGAGGACAAGCTGTCCCGCTCGGAGGTGATCGACCCCACCAAGCTGTCGGGCGACCGGGTCAAGTTCGGCGCGACGGTCACCGTCGTCGACGAAGAGACCGAGGAAGAGACGAGCTACAAGATCGTCGGCGTGGACGAGGCCGACCTCAAGATCGGCCGCATCTCCGTCACCTCGCCGATGGCGCGGGCGCTGATCAACAAGGCGGTGGGCGAAACCGTCGAGGTCGCGACCCCCAAGGGCCGCCGCTCCTACGAGATTCTGGCGGTGAGCTTCAGCTGA
- a CDS encoding AbrB family transcriptional regulator, with protein sequence MSLPTLPLWLRWLLLPIVSVPLTAGLIWIQLPAALLLGPMVSGILLALGGVGLKMPRITFLMAQSVLGCMIAGSVRPEILVTVAEDWPIFLGIVLSTILLSGALGWVIARNHILPGTTGVWGTSAGAASAMVVMAEAFGADARLVAFMQYTRVLFVAFAAALLAHFLLAGEAGAAAPIVWFPPIQPLAFAETLALAAAGVAAGRLIPVPAAGLMLPMIGGAVLSATGLMTIQLPQWLLAASYAVLAWSVGLGFTRAVLMHALKALPTILVSIAVLIGFCAGLAWVLTQLTGIDLLSAYLATSPGGLDTVAIIAASSRGVDIGFVMALQTMRFFLVVLLGPPLARFVARQVRE encoded by the coding sequence ATGTCGTTGCCGACCCTTCCCCTCTGGCTGCGCTGGCTGCTGCTGCCGATCGTTTCGGTGCCGCTGACGGCGGGGTTGATCTGGATCCAGCTGCCGGCGGCGCTGCTGCTGGGACCGATGGTCTCAGGCATTCTGCTGGCGCTGGGCGGGGTCGGGCTGAAGATGCCGCGGATCACCTTCCTGATGGCCCAGTCGGTGCTGGGCTGCATGATCGCAGGCTCGGTGCGGCCCGAGATTCTGGTGACGGTGGCCGAAGACTGGCCGATCTTCCTTGGGATCGTGCTCTCCACCATCCTGCTCAGCGGCGCGCTCGGCTGGGTGATCGCGCGCAACCATATCCTGCCGGGCACGACCGGCGTCTGGGGCACCTCGGCCGGTGCCGCTTCGGCGATGGTGGTGATGGCCGAAGCCTTCGGCGCCGATGCCCGGCTCGTCGCCTTCATGCAGTATACCCGCGTGCTGTTCGTGGCCTTTGCCGCCGCCCTGCTTGCGCATTTCCTGCTGGCGGGGGAGGCGGGGGCGGCGGCCCCGATCGTCTGGTTCCCGCCGATCCAGCCGCTCGCCTTCGCCGAGACGCTGGCACTCGCCGCGGCCGGCGTGGCGGCCGGCCGGCTGATCCCGGTGCCGGCGGCAGGCCTGATGCTGCCGATGATCGGCGGCGCCGTGCTCAGCGCCACCGGCCTCATGACCATTCAGCTGCCGCAATGGCTGCTGGCGGCCAGCTACGCCGTGCTGGCCTGGAGCGTGGGCCTGGGCTTCACCCGGGCGGTGCTGATGCATGCGCTGAAGGCGCTGCCCACCATCCTGGTCTCGATCGCGGTGCTGATCGGCTTCTGCGCGGGCCTTGCCTGGGTGCTGACGCAGCTGACCGGCATCGACCTTCTGTCGGCCTATCTGGCCACCAGCCCCGGCGGGCTGGATACGGTCGCGATCATCGCCGCCTCCAGCCGCGGCGTCGATATCGGCTTCGTCATGGCCCTGCAGACCATGCGCTTCTTCCTGGTCGTCCTGCTCGGCCCCCCGCTCGCCCGCTTCGTGGCGCGGCAGGTGCGGGAGTGA
- a CDS encoding Lrp/AsnC family transcriptional regulator: MARVKLDTIDRKILADLQSDGRITNVELARRAGISAPPCLRRVRALEEAGFVRGYRAELDPEHLGFSVTVFARVGLESQADLDLKKFEALVQSWPEVRECYMLAGETDFLLKIVAKDWDAYQRFLTTRLTAAPPVRHVRTSLTIRTSKYEPGVPIELLEAEEPTGEDD, encoded by the coding sequence ATGGCGCGGGTAAAACTCGACACCATCGACCGGAAGATCCTTGCCGATCTCCAGTCCGACGGCCGCATCACCAATGTGGAACTCGCCCGTCGGGCGGGCATCTCGGCACCGCCCTGCCTGCGGCGCGTCCGGGCCCTCGAAGAGGCGGGCTTCGTGCGCGGGTATCGCGCGGAACTCGATCCTGAACATCTCGGCTTCTCGGTCACCGTCTTCGCCCGGGTCGGGCTGGAGAGCCAGGCCGATCTCGACCTCAAGAAGTTCGAGGCGCTGGTCCAGAGCTGGCCCGAGGTCCGCGAGTGCTACATGCTGGCGGGTGAGACCGATTTCCTGCTGAAGATCGTCGCCAAGGACTGGGACGCCTATCAGCGGTTTCTGACCACCCGGCTGACCGCGGCGCCGCCGGTGCGCCACGTCCGCACCTCGCTCACCATCCGGACCTCGAAGTATGAGCCGGGGGTGCCGATCGAGCTGCTGGAGGCCGAAGAGCCCACCGGCGAGGACGACTGA
- a CDS encoding mitochondrial fission ELM1 family protein, which yields MTDPRNTGQPQPQPHVCVLTDDRAGNNAQALGVAEALGWPITEIRLSYTRLVRLPNLIRGTTTLGLSTSAAAALDAVAAPDIAIAAGRRATPALRRLKRRFPQMIAVQIMWPGEPSRGLDLIAVPAHDRIARESDRHPRLLVTLGAPNRVTPARLAEAAGSWEPRFAAAGMGAGTAPRIGLLVGGTTKRMPFGPEDARHLARLVADLAARHDARILATNSRRSGAEVTAALSDVFQATRPGAFWLHDVAMGGDNPYFGILGVADLIVVTGDSMSMASEAASTGRPVAILPITGEASKEARLHRALYALGAARPLDADFVARGEIAWRYPPLDDAQAVAAQIRRLVLANPAVSR from the coding sequence ATGACCGATCCGCGCAACACGGGACAGCCGCAGCCGCAGCCACACGTCTGCGTGCTGACCGACGACCGCGCCGGTAACAATGCGCAAGCCCTCGGCGTCGCCGAGGCGCTGGGCTGGCCGATCACCGAGATCCGGCTGTCCTATACCCGGCTGGTCCGCCTGCCCAATCTGATCCGCGGCACCACGACGCTCGGTCTTTCCACATCCGCCGCTGCGGCCCTCGACGCCGTGGCGGCGCCCGACATCGCCATCGCGGCCGGGCGCCGGGCGACGCCGGCGCTCCGCCGGCTGAAGCGGCGCTTCCCGCAGATGATCGCCGTCCAGATCATGTGGCCGGGCGAGCCCAGCCGCGGGCTGGACCTGATCGCCGTGCCGGCCCATGACCGCATCGCCCGCGAAAGCGACCGCCACCCGCGGCTGCTGGTGACCCTGGGCGCGCCCAACCGCGTCACCCCTGCCCGCCTTGCCGAGGCGGCCGGCAGCTGGGAGCCCCGCTTCGCCGCCGCCGGCATGGGGGCGGGCACAGCGCCGCGGATCGGCCTGCTGGTCGGCGGCACCACCAAGCGCATGCCCTTCGGCCCCGAAGATGCCCGCCATCTGGCCCGGCTGGTCGCCGATCTGGCCGCCCGCCACGATGCCCGGATCCTGGCGACCAACAGCCGCCGCAGTGGCGCCGAGGTGACAGCGGCGCTGAGCGACGTGTTCCAGGCCACACGGCCGGGCGCTTTCTGGCTCCATGATGTGGCAATGGGCGGCGACAATCCCTATTTCGGCATACTGGGTGTGGCGGATCTGATCGTGGTCACCGGCGACAGCATGTCGATGGCCTCGGAAGCCGCCAGCACCGGCCGGCCGGTCGCGATCCTGCCCATAACGGGGGAGGCATCGAAAGAGGCACGGCTGCACCGGGCGCTCTACGCCCTGGGTGCGGCCCGCCCGCTCGATGCCGACTTCGTCGCCCGGGGTGAGATTGCCTGGCGCTACCCGCCGCTGGACGATGCCCAGGCGGTGGCGGCGCAGATCCGGCGGTTGGTGCTGGCAAATCCGGCCGTTTCCCGCTAG
- the trxB gene encoding thioredoxin-disulfide reductase produces MSATHRTKVLILGSGPAGLTAAIYASRAMLEPILVHGLQPGGQMTITTDVENFPGFPDVIQGPWLMEQMQKQAEHVGTRFHHDIITDIDLKTRPFVATGDSGDRYVADAVIISTGAQAKWLGLPDEELLKGFGLSACATCDGFFYRNRTVAVVGGGNTAVEEALYLTNHADKVYLIHRRDALRAEKMLQERLFANPKIEMIWNAVVDGYLAGGEPRGVTGVRLKDTADGSLRDLTVDGVFIAIGHAPATALFQGQLELDEEGYLITRPDSTRTSIPGVFAAGDVQDKVFRQAVTAAGTGCMAALEAERFLAGTTHAPADAVAE; encoded by the coding sequence ATGAGTGCCACCCATCGCACCAAGGTCCTCATTCTGGGATCCGGTCCCGCCGGCCTGACCGCCGCGATCTATGCCTCGCGCGCCATGCTGGAGCCGATCCTGGTCCATGGGCTTCAGCCGGGCGGCCAGATGACGATCACCACCGATGTCGAGAATTTCCCGGGCTTCCCCGACGTGATCCAGGGTCCCTGGCTGATGGAGCAGATGCAGAAGCAGGCCGAACATGTCGGCACCCGCTTCCATCACGACATCATCACCGATATCGACCTGAAGACCCGCCCCTTCGTCGCCACCGGCGACAGCGGCGACCGCTATGTCGCCGATGCGGTGATCATCTCCACCGGCGCCCAGGCGAAATGGCTGGGCCTGCCCGACGAGGAACTCCTGAAGGGCTTCGGGCTGTCGGCCTGTGCGACCTGCGACGGGTTCTTCTACCGCAACCGCACGGTCGCCGTGGTCGGCGGCGGCAACACCGCGGTCGAAGAGGCGCTCTACCTCACCAATCATGCCGACAAGGTCTATCTGATCCACCGGCGCGATGCGCTCCGGGCCGAGAAGATGCTGCAGGAGCGGCTGTTCGCCAACCCGAAGATCGAGATGATCTGGAATGCCGTGGTCGACGGCTATCTGGCCGGCGGCGAGCCCCGCGGGGTGACCGGCGTGCGGCTGAAGGACACCGCCGACGGCAGCCTGCGGGACCTCACTGTCGACGGCGTGTTCATCGCGATCGGCCATGCCCCCGCCACCGCCCTGTTCCAGGGCCAGCTGGAGCTGGACGAGGAAGGCTATCTGATCACCCGTCCCGACAGCACCCGCACCAGCATTCCGGGCGTGTTCGCGGCCGGCGACGTGCAGGACAAGGTGTTCCGGCAGGCCGTCACCGCCGCCGGAACCGGCTGCATGGCGGCGCTGGAAGCCGAGCGTTTCCTGGCCGGAACCACCCATGCACCGGCCGATGCCGTCGCGGAATGA
- a CDS encoding LysR family transcriptional regulator produces MDWDRVKIFHTVAEAGSFTHASELLNLSQSAISRQISALEESLGVPLFHRHARGLILTEQGELLRNTARDVFAKLSMAEAMLTESRERPKGPLKVTTTVAFGSVWLTPRIHGFLSLHPDVTITLLLDDSELDLGMREADIAIRMSPPRQPDLVKRKLMTIRHGIYASPDYVNRQGMPKTPAELDDHKLIVFGEDTAAPISNANWILDAGATPGKARRPILKVNNIYGIMRAVESGLGVASIPDYMVRENGNVVQVLPELEGPQSEVYFVYHEELRHSKRIAVFRDFLIREIEQSLR; encoded by the coding sequence ATGGACTGGGACCGGGTCAAGATCTTCCACACCGTCGCCGAGGCCGGCAGCTTCACGCATGCAAGCGAGTTGCTGAACCTCAGCCAGTCGGCGATCAGCCGACAGATCAGTGCGCTGGAGGAGAGCCTGGGCGTTCCCCTGTTCCACCGCCACGCCCGCGGCCTGATCCTCACCGAACAGGGTGAGCTGCTGCGCAACACCGCCCGCGACGTCTTCGCGAAACTGTCCATGGCCGAGGCCATGCTGACCGAAAGCCGCGAACGGCCGAAGGGACCGCTGAAGGTGACGACCACGGTCGCCTTCGGCTCGGTCTGGCTGACGCCCAGGATCCACGGCTTCCTCAGCCTGCATCCGGACGTCACCATCACCCTGCTGCTGGACGACAGCGAGCTGGATCTGGGCATGCGCGAGGCCGACATCGCCATCCGCATGTCGCCGCCCCGCCAGCCGGATCTGGTCAAACGCAAGCTGATGACCATCCGGCACGGCATCTATGCCTCGCCCGATTACGTCAACCGCCAGGGCATGCCCAAGACCCCGGCGGAGCTGGACGACCACAAGCTGATCGTCTTCGGCGAGGACACGGCCGCCCCCATCTCCAACGCCAACTGGATCCTGGATGCGGGCGCCACCCCCGGCAAGGCCCGGCGGCCGATCCTGAAGGTGAACAACATCTACGGCATCATGCGCGCGGTGGAGAGCGGCCTCGGCGTCGCCTCGATCCCCGATTACATGGTGCGCGAGAACGGCAATGTGGTGCAGGTCCTGCCCGAGCTGGAAGGTCCGCAATCCGAGGTCTACTTCGTCTATCACGAAGAGCTGCGCCATTCGAAGCGCATCGCCGTCTTCCGCGACTTCCTGATCCGCGAGATCGAACAGAGCCTGCGCTGA
- a CDS encoding GGDEF domain-containing protein codes for MTRPKVTRVKTLPEPATTGDFSLFDQEEAMIAQSEEMLRKLEEVSDGVRTLMRAYRQGYREQRRLVRLSDRMQEELRRLNQRLEAEVRTREALAHRLEALAAVDELTGAATRRHFMDVAAHLADQWRHEGRSSGVIMADLDRFKTINDRFGHAAGDEALRLFVGRMSETLREDDLVGRLGGEEFAVLLPGIGAAELDEVAERLRATTAAIRMPWKGDEIRLTASFGLARFSAPGDDIDRVLSRADKALYAAKRSGRNRVATNDDSTEEAAEDL; via the coding sequence ATGACCAGGCCCAAGGTGACCAGGGTGAAGACCCTGCCCGAGCCGGCGACGACGGGGGATTTCTCGCTCTTCGACCAGGAAGAGGCGATGATCGCCCAGAGCGAGGAGATGCTCCGCAAGCTGGAGGAAGTCTCCGATGGCGTGCGGACGCTGATGCGCGCCTATCGCCAGGGCTATCGGGAACAGCGCCGCCTGGTCCGTCTTTCGGATCGCATGCAGGAAGAACTGCGCCGGCTGAACCAGCGGCTGGAAGCCGAGGTCCGCACGCGTGAGGCCCTGGCCCACCGGCTGGAAGCGCTGGCTGCGGTCGACGAGTTGACCGGCGCCGCCACCCGCCGCCATTTCATGGATGTGGCGGCCCATCTTGCCGACCAGTGGCGCCATGAGGGGCGCTCCTCGGGCGTGATCATGGCCGATCTGGACCGTTTCAAGACGATCAACGACCGCTTCGGCCATGCGGCCGGCGACGAGGCCCTGCGCCTGTTCGTGGGCCGGATGTCCGAAACGCTGCGCGAGGATGATCTGGTCGGCCGGCTGGGCGGCGAAGAATTCGCCGTGCTGCTGCCGGGGATCGGCGCGGCAGAGCTTGACGAGGTGGCGGAGCGCCTGCGGGCCACGACCGCCGCCATCCGCATGCCCTGGAAGGGCGACGAGATCCGGCTGACCGCCAGCTTCGGCCTGGCCCGCTTCTCGGCCCCCGGCGACGACATCGACCGGGTGCTTTCCAGGGCCGACAAGGCGCTTTACGCCGCCAAGCGCTCGGGCCGCAACCGCGTCGCAACCAATGACGATTCAACGGAAGAGGCGGCAGAGGACCTCTGA
- a CDS encoding DUF1987 domain-containing protein, producing the protein MTASDSPLAIEIAATDRSPAVRFDPVAGRFSMAGESYPEDAAAFYGPILYALRSFLAEDGPSVTVDISLIYFNSSSAKALMNIFQMLEESAADGRTVTVNWHFAPDDETMEEFGEDFASDLEHIDFVMCADGDGGD; encoded by the coding sequence ATGACCGCTTCCGACTCCCCCCTCGCCATCGAGATCGCTGCCACCGACCGGTCGCCGGCGGTGCGTTTCGATCCGGTCGCCGGCCGGTTCTCGATGGCGGGCGAGTCCTACCCTGAGGACGCCGCCGCCTTCTACGGGCCGATCCTGTATGCGCTGCGCAGTTTCCTGGCCGAAGACGGACCCAGCGTCACGGTGGACATCTCGCTGATCTACTTCAACTCATCGAGTGCGAAAGCTTTGATGAACATTTTCCAGATGTTGGAAGAATCGGCGGCAGATGGACGCACGGTCACTGTGAACTGGCACTTTGCTCCGGATGATGAGACGATGGAGGAATTCGGGGAGGATTTCGCATCCGACCTGGAGCACATCGACTTCGTCATGTGCGCGGACGGAGATGGTGGCGACTGA